One genomic window of Quercus robur chromosome 6, dhQueRobu3.1, whole genome shotgun sequence includes the following:
- the LOC126690521 gene encoding protein ALTERED PHOSPHATE STARVATION RESPONSE 1-like, with amino-acid sequence MGCVVSRKDEEDDVVSICKDRKRLIKLAVERRYALADAQCKYNHSLCAVSAAIRLFVARHSGSSSSFLITFPSSSETTETLISNPMFLQQRPSEPTHETISCPTSDSTAFLDSTIKIVSEKQDQEDIGDNEVEDEEEEDGDVVCEHFFDEVAQPVAGVHKDSGWDFFSLFDGVRTQVENEFSSEEDLRVVREEEGIPELEEDGERGMMSERKVEDLNNDEVDHEEGGEVESVTEGDDVNVSQEEHKSFRVIDTPTDGRELLEALKDVEDHFIRAYDSGLEVSRMLETNRVPVLSGLEEIKESSTKLIRSITLNRSTSSRSSSCKSLLSCSSKSSSTWTELKSDLFDDYGGMESGSHSLTLERLYAWEKKLYEEVKAGDENKKIYERKCSNLRNQNAREDGICSGDKTRVEVKDLHARILVAIRSAESISQRIEKLRDEELQPQLLELINGLMQHWKIMVESYETQNRIMCEVKSFNCPAYGKFCNDSHRLATLQLEAEVQNWRTCFTAYVSAQKAYIEALDGWLSKFIAPEEELYSRGRSSIPRPIFSGPPLLVICRNWLAFLEKLPEKAVTHTMKSFEKDIRALWVQQGEEQHQKRKVDGLASELDRKVLAFQRAESRILESKLHEHESQANVRSRIEYLTEKKAMLDMFRKRLDMEKEKHHNSLQVTQHVTVNGFPTGFSSVFESLLGFSKASEKMYADLLAFGKNAKVLDEEVSK; translated from the exons ATGGGTTGTGTTGTGTCTaggaaagatgaagaagacgATGTTGTGTCTATCTGTAAAGACAGAAAACGCCTCATAAAATTGGCGGTGGAGAGGAGGTATGCTCTTGCAGATGCACAGTGCAAGTATAATCACTCGCTTTGTGCTGTATCAGCAGCTATAAGGCTGTTTGTTGCTCGGCATTCAggttcatcttcttcatttctcatcacttttccttcttcttctgagACTACTGAGACCCTTATCTCCAACCCCATGTTCCTTCAACAAAGACCATCTGAACCCACCCATGAAACCATTTCATGTCCCACCTCAGATTCTACAGCTTTTTTGGACTCTACTATTAAGATAGTAAGTGAAAAACAAGACCAAGAAGATATTGGTGACAATGAGgttgaggatgaagaagaagaagacggaGATGTGGTTTGTGAGCATTTTTTCGATGAGGTGGCTCAGCCAGTGGCAGGTGTACACAAAGATTCTGGTTGGGATTTCTTCAGTCTGTTTGATGGAGTGAGAACACAAGTGGAGAATGAGTTTAGTTCTGAGGAGGATCTGAGGGTGGTGAGAGAGGAAGAAGGGATTCCAGAGTTGGAAGAGGATGGAGAAAGAGGAATGATGAGTGAGAGAAAGGTTGAGGATTTGAATAATGATGAAGTAGATCATGAGGAGGGTGGTGAGGTTGAGTCTGTGACAGAAGGGGACGATGTTAATGTGAGCCAAGAGGAGCACAAAAGTTTTAGAGTGATTGATACACCCACTGATGGGAGGGAATTGTTGGAGGCATTGAAGGATGTTGAAGACCATTTTATCAGAGCTTATGATTCTGGTTTGGAAGTTTCTAGGATGCTGGAGACCAATAGAGTTCCAGTGCTGTCTGGTTTGGAGGAAATAAAAG AGAGCTCAACTAAGCTCATTCGGTCAATTACATTGAATCGATCCACCTCATCTCGGTCTTCCTCATGTAAAAGTCTCCTCTCATGTAGCTCCAAAAGTTCTTCAACATGGACAGAATTAAAGAGTGATTTATTTGATGACTATGGAGGAATGGAATCTGGAAGCCATTCGCTAACACTAGAAAGGTTATATGCTTGGGAGAAGAAACTCTACGAGGAGGTGAAG GCTGGAGATGAGAACAAGAAAATTTATGAGCGAAAATGCTCTAATTTGAGGAACCAGAATGCCAGAGAAGATGGAATCTGCTCTGGGGACAAGACAAGAGTTGAAGTAAAAGACTTGCATGCAAGGATCTTGGTTGCAATACGAAGTGCAGAATCAATCTCCCAAAGAATCGAAAAACTGAGAGACGAAGAGTTGCAGCCACAACTTTTAGAGCTAATAAATGG CCTAATGCAACACTGGAAGATAATGGTGGAATCATATGAAACTCAAAACCGAATCATGTGTGAGGTTAAATCTTTCAACTGTCCTGCCTATGGAAAATTTTGCAATGACTCTCACCGTCTTGCGACCCTTCAGCTCGAAGCAGAAGTTCAAAATTGGCGCACTTGCTTTACTGCATATGTTTCTGCTCAGAAGGCATATATTGAAGCTCTTGATGGTTGGCTATCCAAGTTCATTGCCCCTGAAGAGGAATTATACTCCAGAGGCAGGTCTTCAATCCCACGGCCTATTTTCAGTGGGCCACCGTTGCTTGTAATCTGTCGTAATTGGTTAGCTTTCCTGGAGAAGTTGCCAGAAAAAGCAGTGACTCATACCATGAAAAGCTTTGAGAAGGATATTCGAGCTTTGTGGGTTCAACAAGGAGAGGAACAGCACCAGAAAAGGAAGGTTGATGGACTTGCCAGCGAACTTGACAGGAAGGTCCTGGCATTCCAGCGGGCAGAGAGCAGAATTCTTGAATCAAAGCTTCATGAGCATGAATCACAGGCAAATGTACGTAGTCGGATTGAATACTTGACAGAGAAGAAAGCCATGTTGGATATGTTTAGGAAGAGGCTAGACATGGAGAAAGAAAAGCACCATAATAGCTTGCAAGTTACGCAGCATGTCACTGTAAATGGATTTCCAACTGGATTTTCTTCTGTTTTTGAGTCCTTGCTTGGGTTTTCAAAGGCTTCTGAGAAAATGTATGCTGATCTTTTGGCATTCGGCAAAAATGCAAAGGTCTTAGATGAAGAGGTGAGCAAATAA
- the LOC126690522 gene encoding dolichyl-diphosphooligosaccharide--protein glycosyltransferase subunit 4A-like → MIDDQDLGFFANFLGVFIFVLVIAYHYVVADPKYEGS, encoded by the coding sequence ATGATCGACGATCAGGACCTCGGCTTCTTTGCCAATTTCCTTGGCGTGTTCATCTTCGTACTAGTGATAGCGTATCATTACGTGGTGGCTGACCCGAAATATGAAGGCAGCTAA
- the LOC126690523 gene encoding probable protein phosphatase 2C 46 isoform X1: MLSRLINLLKACWGPSSDSYVYSGSDAAGRQDGLLWYKDTGQHMNGEFSMAVVQANNLLEDQSQIESGPLSSLESGPYGTFIGIYDGHGGPETSRYIYDNLFQHLKRFTSEQQSMSVDVIRKAYQATEEGFLSVVTKQWPMNPQIAAVGSCCLVSVICGGTLYIANLGDSRAVLGRLVRSTGEVLAIQLSAEHNVGIESVRQEMFSLHPDDSHVVVLKHNVWRVKGLIQISRSIGDVYLKKAEFNREPLYTKFRLRGPFKMPILSSDPSISAHELQPHDQFLIFASDGLWEHLSNQEAVDIVQNHPRNGIARRLVKVALQEAAKKREMRYTDLKKIDRGVRRHFHDDITVIVVFLDSNLVSRASSVRGPTLSVRGGGVHLPAKSLAPCATPVELNS; the protein is encoded by the exons ATGTTATCAAGGTTGATAAACTTACTGAAGGCCTGCTGGGGGCCATCCTCGGACAGTTATGTCTACTCGGGTTCAGATGCAGCAGGCCGGCAAGATGGATTACTTTGGTACAAAGACACCGGGCAGCACATGAATGGTGAGTTCTCAATGGCAGTCGTCCAGGCCAACAATTTGCTTGAGGATCAGAGCCAGATTGAGTCAGGTCCCTTGAGTTCGCTAGAGTCTGGACCATATGGCACCTTCATTGGCATATATGATGGTCATGGTGGGCCAGAGACTTCACGTTACATTTATGATAATCTATTTCAGCATTTAAAGA GGTTCACCTCAGAGCAACAATCAATGTCAGTGGATGTGATACGGAAAGCATATCAAGCAACTGAGGAGGGATTTCTGTCTGTTGTTACCAAACAGTGGCCTATGAATCCCCAAATTGCAGCTGTTGGATCTTGCTGCCTGGTTAGTGTGATCTGTGGTGGTACTCTCTACATTGCCAACCTTGGTGATTCCCGTGCTGTGCTGGGGAGGCTTGTCAGGTCAACTGGGGAGGTTCTTGCCATCCAGTTGTCAGCAGAGCATAATGTGGGAATAGAATCTGTGCGACAGGAGATGTTCTCTTTGCACCCGGATGACTCACACGTTGTGGTTTTGAAGCATAATGTATGGCGTGTTAAAGGCTTGATACAG ATATCTAGATCTATTGGTGATGTATATCTAAAAAAGGCTGAATTTAACAGGGAGCCTTTGTATACTAAGTTTCGCCTTCGTGGACCTTTTAAAATGCCAATTTTAAGCTCTGATCCATCAATTTCTGCACATGAACTTCAACCCCATGATCAGTTTCTCATATTTGCTTCTGATGGGTTGTGGGAGCACCTTAGCAATCAGGAAGCAGTTGATATTGTTCAAAACCACCCACGCAAT GGAATTGCCCGGAGGCTTGTGAAAGTTGCCTTACAGGAAGCAGCTAAGAAGAGGGAAATGAGATACACCGATCTGAAGAAAATTGACCGCGGTGTCCGCCGACATTTCCACGATGATATCACAGTCATAGTTGTTTTTCTTGATTCAAATCTTGTGAGCAGAGCAAGTTCAGTTAGAGGCCCTACTTTGTCTGTGAGAGGAGGTGGTGTTCACCTACCTGCGAAGTCTCTAGCCCCCTGTGCCACACCAGTGGAGCTTAATAGTTAA
- the LOC126690523 gene encoding probable protein phosphatase 2C 46 isoform X2 produces MLSRLINLLKACWGPSSDSYVYSGSDAAGRQDGLLWYKDTGQHMNGEFSMAVVQANNLLEDQSQIESGPLSSLESGPYGTFIGIYDGHGGPETSRYIYDNLFQHLKRFTSEQQSMSVDVIRKAYQATEEGFLSVVTKQWPMNPQIAAVGSCCLVSVICGGTLYIANLGDSRAVLGRLVRSTGEVLAIQLSAEHNVGIESVRQEMFSLHPDDSHVVVLKHNVWRVKGLIQISRSIGDVYLKKAEFNREPLYTKFRLRGPFKMPILSSDPSISAHELQPHDQFLIFASDGLWEHLSNQEAVDIVQNHPRNLLVKLCGDLGAFQPIQ; encoded by the exons ATGTTATCAAGGTTGATAAACTTACTGAAGGCCTGCTGGGGGCCATCCTCGGACAGTTATGTCTACTCGGGTTCAGATGCAGCAGGCCGGCAAGATGGATTACTTTGGTACAAAGACACCGGGCAGCACATGAATGGTGAGTTCTCAATGGCAGTCGTCCAGGCCAACAATTTGCTTGAGGATCAGAGCCAGATTGAGTCAGGTCCCTTGAGTTCGCTAGAGTCTGGACCATATGGCACCTTCATTGGCATATATGATGGTCATGGTGGGCCAGAGACTTCACGTTACATTTATGATAATCTATTTCAGCATTTAAAGA GGTTCACCTCAGAGCAACAATCAATGTCAGTGGATGTGATACGGAAAGCATATCAAGCAACTGAGGAGGGATTTCTGTCTGTTGTTACCAAACAGTGGCCTATGAATCCCCAAATTGCAGCTGTTGGATCTTGCTGCCTGGTTAGTGTGATCTGTGGTGGTACTCTCTACATTGCCAACCTTGGTGATTCCCGTGCTGTGCTGGGGAGGCTTGTCAGGTCAACTGGGGAGGTTCTTGCCATCCAGTTGTCAGCAGAGCATAATGTGGGAATAGAATCTGTGCGACAGGAGATGTTCTCTTTGCACCCGGATGACTCACACGTTGTGGTTTTGAAGCATAATGTATGGCGTGTTAAAGGCTTGATACAG ATATCTAGATCTATTGGTGATGTATATCTAAAAAAGGCTGAATTTAACAGGGAGCCTTTGTATACTAAGTTTCGCCTTCGTGGACCTTTTAAAATGCCAATTTTAAGCTCTGATCCATCAATTTCTGCACATGAACTTCAACCCCATGATCAGTTTCTCATATTTGCTTCTGATGGGTTGTGGGAGCACCTTAGCAATCAGGAAGCAGTTGATATTGTTCAAAACCACCCACGCAAT TTACTTGTGAAACTTTGTGGAGATCTTGGGGCTTTTCAGCCCATCCAATAA
- the LOC126689579 gene encoding uncharacterized protein LOC126689579: MSMSIPKDRFLSSEEEVELARSNKKVKDVNHVDYNFSREAEAIRQDRYERNSLSFKDKLMGEIPGAYNQAFELNENMESNEDSDEEVAELRNGVAAVTLSKKVKQRIRAPWVNSLIVKVYGRSVGFLFLQARLISMWRPSGRMDIIDLAKEFYLVRFGLKEDFSKVLEKGPWFIGEHFLSIRPWEPNFKPSSANISSVAVWIRLTELPIKYYEMDVLKKIGKAVGNVLRTDTYTATEAKGRYARLCIQVDVEKLLVTSVNIGGLDQPISYEGIHKLCFSCGQIGHRIDDCVYLLRATSPKEKADTDAQSNMERADMGA, translated from the coding sequence ATGAGCATGAGCATTCCTAAGGACCGTTTCCTCTCTAGTGAAGAAGAAGTTGAGCTAGCCCGGAGTAATAAGAAAGTCAAGGACGTGAACCACGTAGATTATAATTTTAGCAGGGAAGCGGAAGCTATTAGACAGGACAGATACGAAAGGAATAGTTTGTCTTTCAAGGATAAACTTATGGGTGAAATTCCAGGAGCCTATAATCAAGCTTTTGAGTTGAATGAGAATATGGAATCTAATGAGGACTCAGACGAAGAGGTGGCTGAACTTCGAAATGGTGTTGCAGCGGTGACGCTATCCAAAAAGGTGAAACAACGGATTAGAGCTCCCTGGGTGAACTCTTTGATTGTGAAAGTTTATGGCAGGTCAGTGGGGTTTCTTTTCTTGCAAGCTAGGCTTATTTCTATGTGGAGACCGTCGGGGAGGATGGATATTATTGATTTGGCGAAGGAGTTCTATCTTGTCCGATTTGGGCTGAAGGAAGATTTCTCAAAGGTGTTGGAGAAGGGTCCATGGTTTATTGGAGAACATTTTCTCTCCATTAGACCATGGGAGCCTAACTTTAAACCTTCATCAGCCAATATCTCATCGGTTGCAGTTTGGATTAGATTAACAGAGTTACCTATCAAATATTATGAGATGGATGTGCTTAAGAAGATTGGTAAAGCTGTGGGAAATGTTTTGAGGACCGATACTTATACGGCGACAGAAGCAAAGGGAAGATATGCAAGGCTATGTATTCAGGTGGATGTTGAGAAACTGTTAGTCACGTCGGTGAACATTGGCGGTCTGGATCAGCCAATCAGTTATGAAGGCATTCATAAGTTGTGCTTCTCGTGTGGCCAGATTGGGCACCGGATAGACGACTGTGTGTATTTACTCAGAGCCACCTCACCTAAGGAGAAGGCCGATACGGATGCGCAGAGTAACATGGAGAGGGCCGATATGGGTGCGTAG